ATCGTGGCCTGCGATCCGGCGAACACCGGTTTCGACGTGGGCGAACGGGTCGGCGTGCCCTGGCTGCGCGAGACGTGCGGGCATTGCGAATTCTGCTTGCGCGGAAAGGAGAACCTCTGCCCCCGGTCGCGGTACACGGGCTGGGACGCCGACGGCGGCTACGCGGAGTTCCTCACGGTCCCCGCCGGCTACGCCTACCGGTTGCCAGGTGGGTACTCGGACGCGGAGCTCGCTCCGCTGCTGTGCGCGGGCTTGATCGGCTACCGGGCGTGGCGGCGCGCCGAGGTCCCGGTCGGCGGGGTGCTCGGGTTGTACGGGTTCGGGGCGAGCGCGCACCTGACCGCGCAGGTCGCCATCGCGAGCGGTGCCCGCGTGCACGTGCTCACCAGGGCCGCGCGAGCACGCGAGCTCGCGCTGGACCTCGGCGCCGCCTCTGCTCGCGCAGCGGCCGACGAACCCCCTGAGCCGCTGGACTCGGCAGTGCTGTTCGCACCGGTCGGTGAACTCGTGCCGGTGGCGCTGGCGGCCCTCCGGCGCGGTGGCACGCTGGCCGTCGCCGGAATACACCTCTCCGACATCCCCGCACTGGACTACCACCGGCACCTGTTCTACGAACGCGACCTGCGCAGCGTCACGGCGAACACCAGGGCCGACGGCCTGGACTTCCTGCGCTTCGCAGGCCAGCACCGCCTGCGGGTGACCACCACGCCGTACCGGCTCGACCGGGCCGACGCGGCGTTGCGGGACTTGGCGGCGGACCGGGTGGACGGTGCCGCGGTTCTGCTGCCCGGTGGGTGATCGACGTGGCGGGCGAGCCGCGCCTGGCCGCGCCGACCTATCGCGCGGAGCTGCGGCGGCTGCAAACGGAACTGGTCAAGCTCCAGGAGTG
This window of the Saccharopolyspora gloriosae genome carries:
- a CDS encoding zinc-binding alcohol dehydrogenase family protein, whose product is MNAWVVDEPGPLPSSPIRWNLRPVPRQSTGELLVRVLACGVCRTDLHVVEGDLPVRTRGVVPGHEVVGEIVACDPANTGFDVGERVGVPWLRETCGHCEFCLRGKENLCPRSRYTGWDADGGYAEFLTVPAGYAYRLPGGYSDAELAPLLCAGLIGYRAWRRAEVPVGGVLGLYGFGASAHLTAQVAIASGARVHVLTRAARARELALDLGAASARAAADEPPEPLDSAVLFAPVGELVPVALAALRRGGTLAVAGIHLSDIPALDYHRHLFYERDLRSVTANTRADGLDFLRFAGQHRLRVTTTPYRLDRADAALRDLAADRVDGAAVLLPGG